In Bradysia coprophila strain Holo2 unplaced genomic scaffold, BU_Bcop_v1 contig_350, whole genome shotgun sequence, a genomic segment contains:
- the LOC119079915 gene encoding venom serine carboxypeptidase-like isoform X2, with the protein MLCLLKILVLSVNIYLSQGQLFLTSNLPWWRMVDRSRDSGDRLLLTGLLESGDDYSARRASRVDEKYFLGVVSYSGYLTVDEKHESNLFFWYFPAQGTEHLYEEDQKYDDSDNDDHDDYYSNTFQTKSTNHDSPENDDNRPVVLWLQGGPGSSSLFGLFTENGPFFINEDKISIRKNPYSWHTKYNILFIDNPVGTGFSFTDASGYCQNITQVAKHLYLGLRQFFQLFPWLASNPFYITGESFAGKYIPAIGFEINERNKIEDFQINLQGLALGNALSDPYNMLNYGDYAYQTGLVDKHGWRQMKIFEYLAKEHVNDAYGKIYWDAQLYAFVQASNYSNVYNILEPNALEFDPFALFMNQPHIRKAVHVGDQEFASSTTVYYNLTPDFMTTAMHWTEKLLNEGLRIMYYSGNMDVIVAYPLSEEAYSRMKWNGIDAYRSACRNPFYVNDTLHGYVKKANNFYDVLILNAGHMVPTDQPVAALTLLNRFIDNTL; encoded by the exons ATGTTGTGTCTGTTGAAAATCCTTGTTTTAAGTGTAAATATTTACCTTAGTCAAGGTCAACTGTTTTTAACATCAAATTTACCATGGTGGCGGATGGTT gATCGTTCACGTGACAGCGGTGACCGATTGCTATTGACTGGATTATTGGAGAGTGGAGATGATTATTCAGCTAGACGAGCTTCAAGAGTGGATGAAAAGTATTTCTTAGGAGTTGTAAGCTACTCTG gaTATCTAACGGTCGATGAGAAACAtgaatcgaatttatttttttggtacTTTCCCGCCCAGGGCACAGAACATTTATACGaagaagatcaaaaatatgaTGATTCAGATAATGATGATCATGATGATTATTATAGTAACACATTTCAAACTAAGTCAACAAACCACGATTCGCCGGAAAATGATGATAATCGTCCAGTTGTTTTG TGGTTACAGGGAGGGCCAGGAAGTTCTTCTTTGTTCGGCCTATTCACAGAAAATGGACCATTTTTCATAAACGAAGACAAAATTTCTATAAGAA aaaatCCGTACTCGTGGCACACTAAatacaacattctattcatCGATAATCCCGTTGGAACTGGTTTCAGTTTTACTGATGCAAGTGGCTATTGCCAGAACATTACCCAAGTAGCAAAGCACCTATATTTAGGATTACGTCAATTCTTCCAATTATTCCCATGGCTGGCATCGAATCCATTCTACATAACTGGTGAATCGTTTGCTGGAAAGTATATTCCGGCTATAGGATTTGAAATAAACgagagaaataaaattgaagatttccaaattaatttacag GGTTTGGCTCTGGGCAATGCGCTATCCGATCCTTATAATATGCTGAATTACGGTGATTATGCCTACCAAACTGGATTGGTCGATAAGCACGGGTGGAGACAgatgaaaatattcgagtaTCTGGCAAAAGAGCATGTAAATGACGCATACGGAAAGATT TATTGGGATGCTCAGCTGTACGCGTTCGTCCAAGCCAGCAATTATTCAAACGTTTACAACATTCTTGAGCCAAATGCTTTGGAATTTGATCCGTTCGCTTTGTTTATGAATCAACCTCAT ATTCGAAAAGCAGTACATGTGGGGGACCAGGAATTTGCTTCGTCCACTACGGTTTACTATAATTTGACACCGGATTTTATGACTACTGCCATGCATTGGactgaaaaattattgaacGAAGGTCTGAGAATCATGTATTACAG CGGAAATATGGATGTAATTGTTGCGTATCCTTTATCTGAAGAAGCTTATAGTCGGATGAAGTGGAATGGAATTGATGCTTATAGGTCAGCTTGTCGTAATCCATTTTATGTTAACGACACATTGCATGG ATATGTTAAAAAAGCCAATAATTTCTACGACGTTCTAATTTTGAACGCTGGTCACATGGTTCCTACGGATCAACCGGTTGCTGCACTCACTCTGCTGAACCGATTCATCGATAATACTTTGTGA
- the LOC119079915 gene encoding venom serine carboxypeptidase-like isoform X1 — MLCLLKILVLSVNIYLSQGQLFLTSNLPWWRMVKDRSRDSGDRLLLTGLLESGDDYSARRASRVDEKYFLGVVSYSGYLTVDEKHESNLFFWYFPAQGTEHLYEEDQKYDDSDNDDHDDYYSNTFQTKSTNHDSPENDDNRPVVLWLQGGPGSSSLFGLFTENGPFFINEDKISIRKNPYSWHTKYNILFIDNPVGTGFSFTDASGYCQNITQVAKHLYLGLRQFFQLFPWLASNPFYITGESFAGKYIPAIGFEINERNKIEDFQINLQGLALGNALSDPYNMLNYGDYAYQTGLVDKHGWRQMKIFEYLAKEHVNDAYGKIYWDAQLYAFVQASNYSNVYNILEPNALEFDPFALFMNQPHIRKAVHVGDQEFASSTTVYYNLTPDFMTTAMHWTEKLLNEGLRIMYYSGNMDVIVAYPLSEEAYSRMKWNGIDAYRSACRNPFYVNDTLHGYVKKANNFYDVLILNAGHMVPTDQPVAALTLLNRFIDNTL; from the exons ATGTTGTGTCTGTTGAAAATCCTTGTTTTAAGTGTAAATATTTACCTTAGTCAAGGTCAACTGTTTTTAACATCAAATTTACCATGGTGGCGGATGGTT aaggATCGTTCACGTGACAGCGGTGACCGATTGCTATTGACTGGATTATTGGAGAGTGGAGATGATTATTCAGCTAGACGAGCTTCAAGAGTGGATGAAAAGTATTTCTTAGGAGTTGTAAGCTACTCTG gaTATCTAACGGTCGATGAGAAACAtgaatcgaatttatttttttggtacTTTCCCGCCCAGGGCACAGAACATTTATACGaagaagatcaaaaatatgaTGATTCAGATAATGATGATCATGATGATTATTATAGTAACACATTTCAAACTAAGTCAACAAACCACGATTCGCCGGAAAATGATGATAATCGTCCAGTTGTTTTG TGGTTACAGGGAGGGCCAGGAAGTTCTTCTTTGTTCGGCCTATTCACAGAAAATGGACCATTTTTCATAAACGAAGACAAAATTTCTATAAGAA aaaatCCGTACTCGTGGCACACTAAatacaacattctattcatCGATAATCCCGTTGGAACTGGTTTCAGTTTTACTGATGCAAGTGGCTATTGCCAGAACATTACCCAAGTAGCAAAGCACCTATATTTAGGATTACGTCAATTCTTCCAATTATTCCCATGGCTGGCATCGAATCCATTCTACATAACTGGTGAATCGTTTGCTGGAAAGTATATTCCGGCTATAGGATTTGAAATAAACgagagaaataaaattgaagatttccaaattaatttacag GGTTTGGCTCTGGGCAATGCGCTATCCGATCCTTATAATATGCTGAATTACGGTGATTATGCCTACCAAACTGGATTGGTCGATAAGCACGGGTGGAGACAgatgaaaatattcgagtaTCTGGCAAAAGAGCATGTAAATGACGCATACGGAAAGATT TATTGGGATGCTCAGCTGTACGCGTTCGTCCAAGCCAGCAATTATTCAAACGTTTACAACATTCTTGAGCCAAATGCTTTGGAATTTGATCCGTTCGCTTTGTTTATGAATCAACCTCAT ATTCGAAAAGCAGTACATGTGGGGGACCAGGAATTTGCTTCGTCCACTACGGTTTACTATAATTTGACACCGGATTTTATGACTACTGCCATGCATTGGactgaaaaattattgaacGAAGGTCTGAGAATCATGTATTACAG CGGAAATATGGATGTAATTGTTGCGTATCCTTTATCTGAAGAAGCTTATAGTCGGATGAAGTGGAATGGAATTGATGCTTATAGGTCAGCTTGTCGTAATCCATTTTATGTTAACGACACATTGCATGG ATATGTTAAAAAAGCCAATAATTTCTACGACGTTCTAATTTTGAACGCTGGTCACATGGTTCCTACGGATCAACCGGTTGCTGCACTCACTCTGCTGAACCGATTCATCGATAATACTTTGTGA